A genomic segment from Bacteroidota bacterium encodes:
- a CDS encoding LytTR family transcriptional regulator: MRPRDELNAYAMRGLWLVCARGMSQSPEGSGSLSHAPCLRAWGKKSDTMSIYNRHISPVPKIALPTAQGFSFIALTDILYFKADNNEALVYYLKPYDNKTHSAVIFKRLSDIEAALHYNGFLRIRRNYLINTYNIKQVNNRAIVMANDETLYPSRDRAKVVEAYLKEHFYI, encoded by the coding sequence ATGCGCCCAAGGGATGAGTTAAACGCCTACGCTATGCGTGGGCTTTGGCTTGTCTGTGCGCGTGGGATGTCGCAGTCCCCTGAAGGCAGCGGGTCATTGTCCCACGCTCCTTGTTTACGGGCATGGGGAAAGAAAAGCGACACCATGTCTATCTATAACCGGCATATATCACCCGTCCCCAAAATCGCATTGCCCACTGCGCAGGGGTTTTCGTTTATCGCACTGACGGATATTTTATACTTCAAGGCGGATAACAACGAGGCATTGGTGTATTACCTCAAACCGTATGACAACAAAACCCACTCAGCGGTTATCTTCAAACGCTTGAGCGATATTGAAGCCGCCCTCCACTACAACGGCTTTTTGCGCATCCGTCGCAACTACCTCATCAACACTTACAACATAAAGCAGGTAAACAACCGGGCAATTGTAATGGCCAATGATGAGACCTTATACCCTTCACGGGACAGGGCTAAGGTGGTAGAAGCATATTTGAAGGAACATTTTTACATCTGA
- a CDS encoding DUF2958 domain-containing protein has translation MKLITSELQARFLEIGEQCEESDPIIVAKFFNPCGSQTWWAISYDPEDNICFGYVTGMFVDELGSFSIDEMEAIRLPFGLRIERDIHFDECRLSDVKSGKVR, from the coding sequence ATGAAACTTATTACTTCTGAATTACAAGCCCGATTTTTGGAAATCGGCGAACAATGTGAGGAAAGCGACCCAATCATTGTTGCAAAATTCTTTAATCCCTGCGGCTCACAAACATGGTGGGCCATCAGTTATGATCCTGAAGACAATATTTGTTTCGGGTATGTGACAGGAATGTTTGTGGATGAACTGGGTAGCTTCTCTATTGATGAAATGGAGGCCATACGGCTACCGTTTGGGCTTCGCATTGAACGGGATATTCACTTTGATGAATGTCGTCTTTCTGATGTGAAGTCGGGGAAAGTGAGGTAA